One genomic segment of Musa acuminata AAA Group cultivar baxijiao chromosome BXJ3-3, Cavendish_Baxijiao_AAA, whole genome shotgun sequence includes these proteins:
- the LOC135633558 gene encoding glycerophosphodiester phosphodiesterase GDPDL4-like: MGKRIHGGDVSSFLLAFLWLQLGLTTAQTSSAWRTLSGNSPAIIAKGGFSGLFPDSSSYAYSSVSGTSANGTTLWCDVRLTKDSVGICLPDIKLDNCTTIQYYFGMGKKTYVVNGVKTSGWFSVDYSISDLAPVTLTQAIYSRTYRFDSAGLPILSVDDVVTQVQPSSLWLNIQHDAFYTQHNLSMSNYVLSLTKRVTVNYLSSPELAFLRRIAPSFTNTKTKLIFRFLDKGIKEPSTNRTYRLLLNNLKLIRTFASGILVPKSYIWPVTPDNYLLPYTSIVTDAHKAGLEIYAADFANDNLFSYNYSYDPLTECLSFIDNGLFSVDGVVTDFPITPSEAIGCFSRLNKSRVDGKPLIISNNGASGDYPDCTDLAYNKAVEDGADVIDCPVQVTQDKILICMSSVDLIEDTTVTKSPYKSRLSDIPKLKSTAGIFTFNLTWNEIQKLKPIISQPMSEYGLKRNPRNINSGNFTKLSDFLALANNKSLSGILIGIENAVFMAEQLRIDVVDAVISALNDAGKNKTASEVMIQSTDSSVLVKFKQLTKYKLVYKIDEVVGDAIASSVKDIEAFADAVALPKESIYAVNNLFTTEITDLVPKLHAAGLDVYVYVLRNEFVSQPWDFLSDGTVEINAYVVKAGVDGIITDFPGTASRYKRNSCSKLGSKKPNYMLPIKAGQLLPLMAPDALPPALAPMPVLNASDVVEPPFPQVTPKGSVGAEAPPPTAPPKAPSPSSGQQQIASLLLALPMVMLSVIHLLV, encoded by the exons ATGGGGAAGAGGATCCACGGAGGGGACGTCTCCTCCTTCCTCCTGGCTTTCCTGTGGCTGCAGTTGGGTCTCACCACTGCCCAGACTTCATCGGCTTGGCGGACGCTGAGCG GTAACTCCCCCGCAATAATAGCTAAGGGAGGCTTCTCAGGATTGTTTCCTGATTCCAGTTCCTATGCCTACAGTTCTGTCTCAGGTACCAGTGCAAATGGTACCACTTTATGGTGTGATGTGCGGCTGACAAAAGATAGCGTTGGAATTTGTCTTCCAGACATAAAGTTAGACAATTGCACCACCATCCAATATTACTTTGGTATGGGGAAGAAGACTTACGTGGTTAATGGTGTGAAAACATCAGGCTGGTTCTCTGTGGACTATAGCATTAGTGATTTAGCACCGGTTACTT TGACACAAGCAATTTATTCTCGAACATACAGATTCGACTCTGCTGGATTACCCATACTTTCTGTAGATGATGTGGTGACACAAGTTCAGCCTTCTTCCCTTTGGTTAAATATACAG CATGATGCTTTCTATACCCAGCATAATTTGAGCATGAGTAACTACGTACTTTCTCTAACAAAGCGCGTCACTGTGAACTATCTGTCCTCGCCAGAGTTAGCTTTCCTTAGGAGGATAGCACCAAGTTTTACCAACACCAAGACAAAGCTCATTTTCCGCTTTCTTGACAAAGGCATTAAAGAACCCTCTACGAATCGAACATATCGTTTACTGTTGAATAATCTCAAGTTGATTAGGACCTTTGCTTCTGGAATTCTTGTACCAAAGAGTTACATTTGGCCAGTTACACCTGACAATTATTTGTTACCCTACACATCTATTGTCACCGATGCTCATAAAGCTGGGTTGGAGATCTATGCAGCAGATTTTGCAAACGATAACCTTTTCAGCTACAACTATAGCTATGATCCACTAACTGAGTGTCTGTCTTTTATCGACAATGGTTTATTCTCAGTTGATGGGGTGGTGACAGACTTCCCTATAACTCCCTCAGAGGCAATAG GTTGTTTTTCTCGGTTAAATAAAAGCAGGGTTGATG GAAAACCATTAATCATCTCAAACAATGGAGCCAGTGGAGACTATCCAGACTGCACTGATCTGGCTTACAATAAAGCAGTTGAAGATGGTGCAGATGTAATCGATTGTCCTGTTCAAGTAACACAAGATAAAATTCTCATATGCATGAGTTCAGTAGATCTCATAGAGGATACTACAGTCACAAAGTCACCCTATAAATCTCGGCTTTCCGATATACCTAAACTTAAGAGTACTGCTGGCATATTTACATTCAATCTCACATGGAATGAAATTCAAAAGTTGAAAC CAATAATCTCACAGCCAATGTCTGAGTATGGTTTGAAGCGGAATCCACGAAACATAAATAGTGGAAATTTCACAAAATTATCTGATTTTTTGGCATTGGCAAACAACAAGTCTCTGTCTGGAATTTTGATCGGCATAGAG aatgcagtgtttatggctgaGCAATTAAGAATTGATGTAGTAGATGCTGTCATTTCTGCTCTAAATGATGCGGGCAAAAACAAAACTGCTTCGGAAGTAATGATTCAGTCAACTGACAGCTCCGTGCTGGTGAAGTTCAAGCAGCTAACCAAGTATAAGCTTGTCTACAAAATCGATGAGGTCGTTGGTGATGCTATTGCTTCCTCGGTAAAGGATATCGAAGCATTCGCTGATGCTGTGGCACTACCAAAGGAATCCATTTATGCTGTTAACAATCTGTTCACAACCGAAATAACAGATCTGGTCCCCAAGTTGCACGCTGCGGGCCTTGACGTGTATGTTTATGTGCTTCGGAATGAGTTTGTGTCTCAACCATGGGACTTCCTCTCAGATGGCACCGTTGAGATCAATGCCTATGTTGTCAAAGCCGGAGTGGATGGGATCATCACAGACTTCCCAGGGACAGCTAGTCGTTACAAAA GAAATTCGTGTAGCAAGTTGGGAAGTAAGAAACCCAACTATATGCTTCCTATCAAAGCCGGCCAACTGTTACCGTTGATGGCTCCTGACGCGCTGCCACCAGCCCTGGCTCCGATGCCGGTACTGAACGCCTCTGATGTGGTAGAGCCGCCTTTCCCACAGGTTACACCCAAGGGTTCAGTGGGAGCTGAGGCCCCTCCTCCAACGGCACCTCCAAAGGCACCTTCACCTTCGAGTGGGCAACAACAGATCGCATCGTTGTTACTTGCTCTTCCAATGGTAATGCTATCTGTTATACACCTGCTTGTGTGA
- the LOC103977364 gene encoding uncharacterized protein LOC103977364, translating into MSVEILDGSTIREFVEDEGAFNGSVEERFASLDMDHDGLLTYPEMARELMSLRVRETHFGVDEAGWSHDELLQLYLGLFGRFDRDGNGTVDLEEYRAEMREVMLAVASGLGFLPVQMVVEEGSFLKKAVERESAKHVVA; encoded by the coding sequence ATGAGCGTAGAAATATTGGACGGATCGACCATTCGCGAGTTCGTGGAAGACGAGGGGGCCTTCAATGGCTCGGTCGAGGAACGGTTCGCGAGCCTCGACATGGACCACGACGGGCTGCTCACGTACCCGGAGATGGCGAGGGAGCTGATGAGCCTCAGGGTGCGCGAGACCCACTTTGGCGTGGACGAAGCGGGGTGGAGCCATGATGAGCTCCTGCAGCTATATCTTGGCCTCTTTGGTCGATTCGATCGCGACGGCAATGGAACGGTGGACTTGGAGGAGTACCGGGCTGAGATGAGGGAGGTGATGCTGGCGGTGGCGAGCGGGCTGGGGTTCCTGCCGGTTCAGATGGTGGTGGAGGAAGGCAGCTTCCTCAAGAAGGCTGTGGAGAGGGAGTCGGCGAAGCATGTTGTGGCATGA
- the LOC103976983 gene encoding fimbrin-5: MLGYGGVLVADPWLQNQFTQVELRRLRSKFVSAKREMGHVTVNVLPPLMGKLKGLNQVVMEPEIANFLAESYPDTNREVDFELFLQVYLDLKAKVAPKSSSVKGCWSFLKATTTTHLHTINESEKASYVAHINNYLGEDPFLQKYLPLDPATNDLFNLVKDGVLLCKLINAAVPGTIDERAINTKQGLNHWERNENHTLCLNSAKAIGCIVVNIGPQDLIEGRPHLVLGLIFQIIKIKLLADLNLKKTPQLMELVDDNKDVEELMSLAPEKMLLKWMNFHLKRAGYKKTVTNFSSDVKDGRAYAYLLDALAPELSQTLDIKDRNERAKRVIEQAEMLGCERYLSPKDIVEGSPNLNLAFVAQIFQHKNGLSSDNKYISLSQTMPGDIQVSREERAFQLWINSLGIVTYVNNLFEDIRNGWVLLEALDKVSPGSVNWRQATKPPIKMPFRKVENCNQVIKVGKRLNFSLVNVAGSDIVQGNKKLILAYLWQLMRFNSLQLLKNLRFHTRGKEISDAGILDWANNKVKESGRTSRMESFKDKNLSSGIFFLELLSAVEPNVVNWKLVTRGVNDEEKMLNATYIISVARKLGCSVFLLPEDIIELNQKMILALTASIMYWSLGKPRGNS, translated from the exons ATGTTGGGGTATGGTGGTGTTCTCGTCGCTGATCCCTGGCTCCAAAACCAATTCACTCAGGTGGAGCTTCGACGCCTCAGGTCTAAG TTTGTTTCGGCAAAAAGGGAGATGGGTCATGTGACAGTCAACGTGTTGCCTCCACTGATGGGAAAGCTTAAGGGCCTGAATCAGGTGGTCATGGAACCAGAGATTGCTAATTTCTTAGCCGAATCCTACCCGGATACCAACCGTGAGGTAGACTTCGAATTGTTCCTTCAG GTGTATTTGGATCTTAAAGCAAAGGTAGCACCCAAATCAAGCAGTGTGAAGGGCTGCTGGTCATTCTTGAAGGCAACCACGACCACACACTTGCACACTATAAATGAATCAGAGAAGGCGTCTTATGTTGCACACATCAACAACTATCTTGGAGAAGACCCATTCTTGCAAAAGTATCTGCCACTGGATCCAGCAACAAATGATCTGTTCAATCTTGTTAAAGATGGAGTTCTTCTATG TAAATTAATCAATGCTGCCGTTCCGGGGACTATAGATGAGAGAGCAATCAATACCAAACAAGGACTTAACCACTGGGAGAGGAATGAGAATCACACTCTTTGCTTGAATTCTGCAAAGGCTATTGGGTGCATTGTAGTTAATATTGGACCTCAGGACTTAATAGAAGGGAGA CCTCATTTGGTGCTTGGGTTGATATTTCAGATCATAAAG ATAAAACTTTTGGCAGATCTTAACCTCAAGAAGACACCTCAGCTCATGGAGTTGGTTGATGACAACAAG GATGTGGAGGAACTAATGAGCCTAGCGCCAGAAAAGATGTTGCTAAAATGGATGAATTTTCATCTCAAGAGAGCAGGCTACAAAAAAACTGTGACAAATTTTTCTTCAGATGTGAAG GATGGGAGGGCCTATGCTTACCTTCTTGACGCTCTTGCCCCTGAGCTTTCACAAACTTTGGATATTAAAGATCGTAATGAAAGGGCAAAACGAGTCATTGAACAAGCTGAGATGCTGGGTTGCGAAAGATACTTGAGTCCAAAAGACATTGTTGAAGGCTCTCCCAACTTGAACCTTGCATTTGTTGCACAAATATTTCAGCATAA GAATGGTTTATCCTCTGACAATAAATATATATCTTTATCACAAACAATGCCTGGTGACATCCAAGTTTCTCGGGAAGAAAGAGCTTTTCAATTATGGATCAACAGTCTTGGAATTGTTACATATGTTAACAATTTGTTTGAGGATATCAGGAATGG ATGGGTTCTTTTGGAAGCACTTGACAAAGTGTCTCCAGGATCAGTTAATTGGAGGCAGGCAACAAAGCCTCCAATTAAGATGCCCTTTAGAAAAGTTGAAAACTGCAACCAAGTTATAAAGGTTGGGAAGCGGTTGAACTTTTCACTAGTAAATGTTGCTGGCAGTGACATTGTGCAAGGAAATAAAAAGCTTATTCTTG CTTATCTGTGGCAGCTAATGCGTTTCAACAGTCTTCAACTTCTAAAGAACTTGAGATTTCACACCCGAGGAAAAGAAATATCAGATGCTGGTATCTTAGATTGGGCCAACAATAAAGTCAAGGAATCAGGCAGAACTTCTCGAATGGAGAGTTTCAAG gaTAAAAATTTGTCAAGTGGAATATTTTTCCTTGAGCTTCTTAGTGCTGTGGAGCCGAACGTGGTAAACTGGAAGCTCGTTACACGGGGTGTAAATG ATGAGGAAAAGATGTTGAATGCTACATACATTATCAGTGTAGCGAGAAAGCTTGGATGTTCTGTATTTTTGTTGCCTGAGGATATCATTGAG TTAAACCAGAAGATGATCCTTGCCCTTACTGCCAGCATCATGTATTGGAGTCTGGGGAAGCCTAGAGGAAACTCTTAA
- the LOC103976982 gene encoding BTB/POZ domain-containing protein At2g04740 has translation MVETSSRQRWEMEAELGEMDLDPEDLQPSVPLKRVPAGDLFEAARAGDLDRLRYLLDSGVNVNARDPWDSVALYYACLAGHVDAARMLLDAGAICSERTFDGDRCHYAALNLRVRRLLKAFEARPPPLAPLPAALRDTFLSCAANRRAYIEQWEAGAGSAACAAGYLPPSDGSTSSPLPPDITFYVDGKPIEAHRVVLSARSPFFKKKFETDWKDRKEVRFSSQKLSYHALYSLIHFFYSDRLEVAVDDMEDLARTCRACKCDELQNILQKELIHQRYAEYKSLKDVDNSQKRFILQGLSLPEQDRLPFALHRILQVSLANSCGRNKDSVDRHEIQMSQPSNDLADICIKVGRRIYRCHQVILASRSEYFRARLSRMTDFLDGNNELSSFTLPFLEEHDLSTEAFEKMIEYMYTDGLKDMEPDQAEEIFDAASRYLLFPLKRAVADVLLPHLELVAPAELCHWLILSDMYGVLKIREYCLDVIACNFETFADTREFRAMLLTFPPPSGDSSLRTTRPSAPGSTGNSDQGNLLDDLREKWLEAEAAELDKRDESAALFDKRLEVLMLVAEREDNEVHSDPIERKHFDQASPRV, from the exons ATGGTTGAGACGTCGAGCCGGCAGCGGTGGGAGATGGAGGCGGAGCTGGGCGAGATGGACCTCGACCCGGAGGACCTACAGCCCTCCGTGCCCCTCAAGAGGGTCCCCGCAGGCGATCTCTTCGAAGCGGCCCGTGCCGGAGACCTCGACCGCCTCCGCTACCTCCTTGACTCCGGCGTCAACGTCAACGCCCGCGACCCCTGGGATTCCGTCGCGCTATACTATGCCTGCCTCGCCGGCCACGTCGATGCCGCTCGCATGCTCCTCGACGCCGGCGCCATCTGCTCAGAGCGCACCTTCGACGGCGACCGCTGCCACTACGCGGCCCTCAATCTCCGCGTTCGCCGTCTCCTCAAGGCCTTCGAAGCGCGCCCGCCCCCTCTCGCCCCCTTGCCCGCCGCCCTCCGTGACACGTTTCTCTCTTGCGCCGCCAACCGCCGCGCCTACATCGAACAGTGGGAAGCTGGTGCTGGCTCGGCCGCGTGCGCCGCAG GTTACTTACCACCGAGTGATGGATCCACTTCTAGTCCCTTACCCCCAGATATTACATTCTATGTTGATGGAAAACCAATTGAAGCTCATCGGGTTGTCTTAAGTGCTCGGTCACCATTCTTCAAAAAGAAATTTGAGACAGATTGGAAGGACAGAAAGGAAGTGAGATTCTCTAGCCAAAAATTGTCTTATCATGCTTTGTACAGTCTTATTCACTTCTTCTACTCGGATAGACTCGAGGTTGCAGTTGATGACATGGAGGATCTTGCTCGCACATGCAGAGCCTGCAAGTGTGATGAATTGCAAAATATCTTACAGAAAGAATTGATTCATCAAAGATATGCAGAGTATAAATCATTAAAGGATGTTGATAATTCTCAAAAAAGGTTCATCTTGCAAGGTCTCTCCCTGCCGGAGCAGGATCGGCTTCCTTTTGCTCTACACCGCATTCTGCAGGTTTCTCTTGCCAACTCTTGTGGGCGAAACAAGGATAGTGTTGACAGACATGAGATACAGATGAGCCAGCCGAGCAATGATCTGGCTGACATTTGTATAAAAGTTGGTAGAAGGATCTACAGGTGTCACCAGGTAATCCTGGCCTCCAGATCAGAATATTTCAGGGCGAGGTTGTCTCGGATGACAGATTTCCTTGATGGGAATAATGAGCTGTCAAGTTTCACCCTTCCATTTCTTGAAGAGCATGACTTAAGTACAGAGGCCTTTGAGAAGATGATTGAGTATAT GTACACAGATGGCTTGAAAGATATGGAACCTGATCAG GCTGAAGAAATATTTGATGCTGCTTCAAGATACTTGTTATTCCCTCTTAAACGTGCTGTTGCAGATGTGCTGTTACCACACCTAGAGCTGGTCGCACCTGCTGAACTTTGTCACTGGCTGATATTATCAGACAT GTATGGTGTTTTGAAGATAAGAGAATATTGCCTAGATGTCATTGCTTGTAATTTTGAGACTTTTGCTGACACTCGTGAGTTTCGGGCCATGCTTTTGACTTTCCCACCACCATCTGGAGACTCCTCTTTGAGGACTACTCGCCCCAGCGCTCCAGGTTCTACAGGTAACTCTGATCAGGGCAACCTTCTCGATGATTTGCGAGAGAAATGGTTGGAGGCCGAAGCAGCAGAGCTTGACAAGAGAGATGAAAGTGCAGCTTTATTTGACAAGCGACTAGAAGTGCTTATGCTCGTAGCAGAACGAGAGGATAACGAAGTTCACAGTGATCCAATAGAAAGGAAGCATTTTGATCAGGCATCCCCCAGGGTGTAA